From Microcystis aeruginosa NIES-2549, a single genomic window includes:
- the pipX gene encoding transcriptional coactivator PipX: MSNETYLNHPTFGLLYRVCLLEEHQELFTTLYAQRLFFLVTVGPKKVSFDPVSRSDARLLVENRLRNLRRGSNVQEFNSLNQTYQQTFSV, translated from the coding sequence ATGAGTAACGAAACCTATCTCAATCATCCCACTTTCGGTCTATTATACAGAGTCTGTCTATTAGAAGAACATCAGGAATTATTTACCACTCTTTATGCCCAACGTCTTTTTTTTCTGGTGACGGTGGGTCCCAAAAAAGTCTCGTTCGATCCGGTCAGTCGTTCCGATGCTCGTCTTTTGGTGGAAAACCGGCTGCGGAATTTGCGCCGGGGCAGTAATGTGCAAGAATTTAACAGTCTCAACCAAACTTATCAACAAACCTTTTCAGTCTAG
- a CDS encoding NAD(P)H-quinone oxidoreductase subunit N: protein MDFSSLVASQLNAGAIWPEGILIITLMVILIGDLILGRSARSWLPYAAIAGLLAAVVALYFTWDNPKPLAFLGAFEGDNLSIVFRAIIALSTASTVLMSVRYVEQAGTSLAEFLAIMLTATLGGMFLSGASELVMIFISLEMLSISSYLMTGYMKRDPRSNEAALKYLLIGASSSAIFLYGVSLLYGLSGGETSLSAIAQKLTDVNGGQSLALAIALVFVIAGIAFKISAVPFHQWTPDVYEGSPTPVVAFLSVGSKAAGFALAIRLLVTVFGLVSEQWRFIFIALAILSMILGNVVALAQTSMKRMLAYSSIGQAGFVMIGLTAGTDAGYSSMIFYLLIYLFMNLGAFACVILFALRTGTDQIAEYSGLYQKDPLLTLCLSICLLSLGGIPPLAGFFGKIYLFWAGWQAGLYALVLVGLVTSVASIYYYIRVVKMMVVKEPQEMSDAVKNYPVINWTLTGMRPLQVGIILSLVATSLAGILSNPLFTLATDSVTTTPILQSAALVTHISRAN, encoded by the coding sequence ATGGATTTTTCTAGTCTTGTTGCCAGTCAGCTAAACGCCGGCGCTATCTGGCCCGAAGGAATCCTGATTATCACCCTGATGGTGATTTTAATCGGCGATTTGATCTTGGGACGGAGTGCCAGAAGTTGGCTGCCCTACGCGGCGATCGCTGGTCTGCTCGCTGCTGTGGTTGCTCTCTACTTTACCTGGGACAATCCGAAACCATTGGCCTTTTTAGGGGCTTTTGAGGGGGATAATCTCAGTATCGTCTTTAGGGCGATTATTGCCCTTTCTACCGCCTCCACAGTGCTGATGTCTGTGCGTTATGTGGAACAAGCGGGAACCTCCCTAGCGGAATTCTTGGCCATTATGCTCACCGCAACCCTCGGGGGAATGTTCCTATCCGGCGCTAGTGAATTGGTGATGATCTTCATCTCCCTAGAAATGCTCAGTATTTCCTCCTATCTAATGACCGGTTACATGAAGCGGGATCCTCGATCGAACGAGGCCGCTTTAAAATACCTGTTAATTGGAGCTTCTAGCTCGGCGATTTTCCTCTATGGTGTTTCCCTTCTCTACGGTTTATCCGGAGGTGAAACCAGTTTAAGTGCCATTGCCCAAAAATTAACCGATGTTAACGGTGGTCAGTCCCTGGCCTTAGCGATCGCATTAGTGTTTGTGATTGCCGGTATCGCCTTCAAAATTTCGGCGGTTCCCTTTCACCAGTGGACTCCTGATGTGTACGAAGGTTCACCCACTCCCGTGGTGGCTTTCCTCTCGGTGGGTTCCAAAGCGGCCGGTTTTGCCCTAGCAATTCGCCTATTAGTGACGGTTTTCGGTCTAGTGAGCGAACAATGGCGGTTTATCTTTATCGCTCTAGCAATTTTGAGTATGATCCTCGGCAACGTGGTCGCCTTAGCCCAAACTAGCATGAAACGGATGTTAGCCTATTCCTCGATCGGTCAGGCGGGTTTTGTCATGATTGGTTTAACCGCCGGTACTGACGCGGGTTACTCTAGCATGATTTTCTATCTGTTAATTTACCTGTTCATGAACCTAGGGGCTTTTGCCTGTGTGATTCTCTTTGCTCTCAGAACTGGAACCGATCAGATCGCTGAGTATTCGGGACTCTACCAGAAAGATCCGCTCCTAACCCTCTGTTTAAGCATCTGTCTCCTCTCTTTGGGGGGAATTCCGCCTCTAGCGGGCTTCTTTGGTAAGATTTATCTATTCTGGGCCGGTTGGCAAGCGGGACTTTATGCCCTCGTCCTCGTTGGTTTAGTCACCAGTGTGGCCTCGATTTACTACTATATCCGTGTGGTCAAAATGATGGTAGTTAAGGAACCCCAAGAGATGTCCGATGCGGTGAAAAATTACCCCGTTATCAATTGGACTCTTACCGGGATGCGTCCCCTACAGGTGGGCATTATCCTCTCCCTAGTGGCGACTTCCCTGGCCGGTATCCTTTCCAATCCTCTCTTTACCCTAGCGACGGATTCCGTCACCACTACCCCCATCCTACAATCGGCGG